In Myotis daubentonii chromosome 10, mMyoDau2.1, whole genome shotgun sequence, one genomic interval encodes:
- the PEX1 gene encoding peroxisomal ATPase PEX1 isoform X2, whose translation MWGSERLVGAGGAAVTVAFTNARDCFLHLPGRLVSQLHLLQVFLKPCSHVVSCQQVEVEPLSADDWEILELHAASLEQHLLDQIRIVFPKAIFPVWVDQQTYIFIQIVALIPAATYGRLENDTRLLIQPKTRQAKESTFSKADNTRETFHNYGRDHKGLAKELQTKQLQSNTRSVTGCNETDPEDTINSPSVPSLWSMIGSIFSFGSEKKQETYWGVTEINAFKNMQSHVVPLGNIFRVCKSQPPSICNASATSVFHKHSAIHVFPWDQEYFDAEPSFTVTYGNLVQLLSPKQQQSKTKQNVLSPEKEKQVSEPLDQKHVSPDHSQVAGKTCVLKVVWNGLEELKNAIKYTKNVEALHLGKVWIPDDLRKRLNIEMHAVVRITPVEMIPKIPRSLKLQPRENLPKDISEENIKTVFSSWLQQSTTTTLPLIISEEDHIKLEIKDGLKEFSLNIVHSWEKEKEKNIFLLSTNLLQKITIQVLLDPMLKEENSEEIDFILPFLKLNCLGGVNSLGVSSMEHITHSLLGRPLSRQLMSLVAGLRNGAVLLTGGKGSGKSTLAKALCKEAFDTLDAHVEMVDCKVLRGKRLENIQKTLEAAFSEAAWRQPSVVLLDDLDLIVGLPAAPEQERGPEVVQSQRLAHALNNILKEFISMGSLVALIATSQSQHSLHPSLVSPQGIHIFQCVQHIHPPDQEQRCEILHNVIKNKLDCDINKFTDLDLQRIAKETEGFVARDFTVLVDRAIHSHLSHQSISTREELLLTTLDFQKALQGFVPASLRNVNLHKPQDLGWDKIGGLHEVRQILMDTIQLPAKYPELFANLPIRQRTGVLLYGPPGTGKTLLAGVIARESGMNFISVKGPELLSKYIGASEQAVRDIFTRAQAAKPCILFFDEFESIAPRRGHDNTGVTDRVVNQLLTQLDGVEGLQGVYVLAATSRPDLIDPALLRPGRLDKCVYCPPPDQVSRLEILNVLSGPLPLADDVDLQHVASVTDSFTGADLKALLYNAQLEALHGRLQSCGLPDGSSSSDSDLSLSSMVFLNHSSGSDDSAGDGEYGLEQSLVSLEMSEMLPDESKFNMYRLYFGSSYESELGNGTSSDLSSLCLSAPSSMTQDAPGKDQLCSRPPVFRTASQDGYQELTQEQRDQLRADISVIKSRYRSQSGEDDSLHQPGPAKTSLAISQSHLLTALSHTRPSITEDDWKSFTELYENFQNPKKRKNQSGIMFRPGQKVTLA comes from the exons ATGTGGGGCAGCGAACGCCTGGTGGGTGCGGGTGGGGCGGCCGTGACTGTGGCCTTCACCAACGCTCGCGACTGCTTCCTCCATTTGCCGGGGCGCCTCGTGTCCCAGCTGCACCTGCTGCAG GTGTTTCTCAAGCCATGTTCCCATGTGGTGTCTTGTCAACAAGTTGAGGTGGAACCTCTCTCAGCAGACGATTGGGAGATACTg GAACTGCATGCTGCTTCCCTGGAACAGCATCTTCTAGATCAAATTCGAATAGTTTTTCCAAAAGCCATTTTTCCTGTTTGGGTTGATCAACAAACTTACATATTTATCCAAATTG TTGCACTCATACCAGCTGCTACTTACGGAAGGTTGGAGAATGACACCAGACTCCTCATTCAGCCAAAGACCCGCCAAGCCAAAGAGAGTACATTTTCAAAAGCAGATAATACACGTGAAACATTTCACAATTATGGAAGAGATCATAAAGGATTGGCAAAAGAACTCCAAACCAAGCAACTTCAGTCAAATACTAGAAGCGTCACTGGGTGTAATGAAACAGATCCTGAGGATACAATAAACTCACCATCAGTCCCAAGCTTATGGTCTATGATAGGAAGCATCTTTTCTTTTGGGTCTGAGAAGAAACAAGAGACCTACTGGGGTGTAACTGAAATCAATGCATTCAAAAATATGCAGTCACATGTTGTTCCTCTAGGAAATATTTTCAGAGTGTGCAAATCTCAGCCTCCCAGTATATGCAACGCATCAGCAACATCTGTGTTTCACAAACACTCTGCCATTCATGTATTTCCATGGGACCAAGAATATTTTGATGCAGAGCCCAGCTTTACTGTGACCTATGGAAACCTAGTTCAACTGCTTTCTCCAAAGCAACAGCAaagtaaaacaaagcaaaatgtcCTGTCACCTGAAAAAGAGAAGCAGGTGTCAGAACCATTAGATCAAAAACACGTTAGCCCAGACCATAGTCAAGTAGCGGGTAAGACCTGTGTGCTAAAGGTAGTCTGGAATGGACTTGAGGAATTGAAGAATGCTATAAAATACACCAAAAATGTAGAAGCTCTTCATCTTGGGAAAGTCTGG atTCCAGATGACCTGAGAAAGAGACTAAATATAGAAATGCATGCAGTAGTCAGGATAACTCCAGTGGAAATGATCCCTAAAATCCCAAGATCTCTAAAATTACAACCTAGAGAAAACTTA cctaAAGACATAagtgaagaaaacataaaaactgtGTTCTCTTCATGGCTACAGCAGTCTACTACAACCACACTTCCTTTGATAATATCAGAGGAAGACCATATTAAGCTGGAAATTAAAGATG GGTTGAAGGAGTTTTCTCTGAATATAGTTCATtcttgggaaaaagaaaaagaaaagaatatttttctgttgaGTACTAATCTGCTGCAGAAGATCACAATACAA GTCCTTCTAGATCCTAtgctaaaagaagaaaacagtgaggaaattgactttattcttccttttttaaagctGAACTGCTTGGG AGGAGTGAATTCCTTAGGTGTATCCTCCATGGAGCACATCACTCATAGTCTCCTGGGACGCCCTTTGTCTCGGCAGCTGATGTCCCTTGTGGCTGGACTTAGGAATGGAGCCGTTTTACTCACAGGAGGAAAG GGAAGTGGAAAGTCAACTCTAGCCAAAGCGCTCTGTAAGGAAGCATTTGACACACTGGACGCTCATGTGGAGATGGTTGACTGTAAGGTTTTAAGAG GAAAAAGGCttgaaaacatacaaaaaacCCTAGAGGCAGCTTTCTCAGAGGCTGCCTGGAGGCAGCCTTCTGTTGTTCTGCTGGACGACCTGGATCTCATTGTTGGCCTGCCTGCTGCACCGGAGCAAGAGCGGGGTCCTGAGGTGGTGCAGAGCCAGAGGCTGGCGCATG CTTTGAACAATATTTTGAAAGAGTTTATTTCCATGGGAAGTTTGGTTGCACTGATTGCTACAAGCCAGTCTCAACATTCCCTGCATCCGTCACTTGTTTCTCCTCAAGGAATTCACATATTTCAGTGTGTCCAGCATATCCATCCTCCTGATCAG gAACAAAGATGTGAAATTCTGcataatgtaataaaaaataaactggacTGTGATATAAACAAGTTCACTGACCTTGACCTGCAACGTATAGCTAAAGAAACTGAAGGGTTTGTGGCCAGAGATTTCACAGTGCTTGTGGATCGAGCCATACATTCTCATCTCTCTCATCAGAGTATATCCACCAGGGAAG aattgCTTTTAACAACACTAGACTTCCAAAAGGCTCTCCAAGGATTTGTTCCTGCATCTCTGCGAAACGTCAACCTACATAAACctcaggacctgggctgggaTAAGATTGGTGGATTACATGAAGTTCGGCAGATCCTTATGGATACTATCCAGTTACCAGCCaag taCCCAGAATTATTTGCAAACTTGCCCATACGACAGAGAACAGGAGTACTGTTGTATGGCCCTCCTGGAACAGGAAAAACCTTACTAGCTGGGGTAATTGCACGAGAGAGTGGAATGAATTTTATTAGTGTCAAG GGGCCAGAGTTACTCAGCAAATATATTGGAGCAAGTGAGCAAGCTGTTCGGGATATTTTTACTAG AGCTCAGGCTGCAAAACCCTGCATTCTTTTCTTCGATGAATTTGAATCCATTGCTCCTCGGCGAGGCCATGATAATACAGGAGTCACAGACCGTGTGGTTAATCAGTTGCTAACTCAGCTGGATGGAGTAGAAGGCTTACAGG GTGTTTATGTGTTGGCTGCTACTAGTCGCCCTGACTTGATTGACCCTGCGCTGCTTAGGCCTGGCCGACTAGATAAATGTGTATACTGTCCTCCTCCTGATCAG GTGTCACGTCTTGAAATTTTAAACGTTCTCAGTGGCCCTCTACCTCTGGCAGATGACGTGGACCTGCAGCATGTGGCCTCCGTAACTGACTCTTTTACGGGAGCTGATCTGAAAGCTTTACTGTACAATGCCCAGCTAGAGGCCTTGCACGGACGGCTGCAGTCCTGTGGACTCCCA GATGGAAGTTCCAGTTCCGACAGTGACCTAAGTCTGTCTTCAATGGTTTTTCTTAACCACAGCAGTGGCTCTGACGATTCAGCTGGGGATGGAGAATATGGCTTAGAGCAGTCTCTTGTTTCTCTAGAGATGTCTGAAATGCTTCCAGATGAGTCAAAATTCAATATGTACCGGCTGTACTTTGGAAGCTCTTATGAATCGGAACTTGGGAATGGAACCTCTTCTGATTTG AGCTCACTGTGCCTGTCTGCACCAAGCTCCATGACTCAGGATGCTCCTGGGAAAGATCAGTTGTGTTCACGGCCTCCAGTGTTCAGAACAGCTTCACAAGACGGTTACCAAGAACTTACCCAGGAACAAAG
- the PEX1 gene encoding peroxisomal ATPase PEX1 isoform X3 → MWGSERLVGAGGAAVTVAFTNARDCFLHLPGRLVSQLHLLQNQAIEVAWGHQPAFLSWVEGRHFSDQGENVAEINRQVGQKLGLSNGEQVFLKPCSHVVSCQQVEVEPLSADDWEILELHAASLEQHLLDQIRIVFPKAIFPVWVDQQTYIFIQIVALIPAATYGRLENDTRLLIQPKTRQAKESTFSKADNTRETFHNYGRDHKGLAKELQTKQLQSNTRSVTGCNETDPEDTINSPSVPSLWSMIGSIFSFGSEKKQETYWGVTEINAFKNMQSHVVPLGNIFRVCKSQPPSICNASATSVFHKHSAIHVFPWDQEYFDAEPSFTVTYGNLVQLLSPKQQQSKTKQNVLSPEKEKQVSEPLDQKHVSPDHSQVAGKTCVLKVVWNGLEELKNAIKYTKNVEALHLGKVWIPDDLRKRLNIEMHAVVRITPVEMIPKIPRSLKLQPRENLPKDISEENIKTVFSSWLQQSTTTTLPLIISEEDHIKLEIKDGKRLENIQKTLEAAFSEAAWRQPSVVLLDDLDLIVGLPAAPEQERGPEVVQSQRLAHALNNILKEFISMGSLVALIATSQSQHSLHPSLVSPQGIHIFQCVQHIHPPDQEQRCEILHNVIKNKLDCDINKFTDLDLQRIAKETEGFVARDFTVLVDRAIHSHLSHQSISTREELLLTTLDFQKALQGFVPASLRNVNLHKPQDLGWDKIGGLHEVRQILMDTIQLPAKYPELFANLPIRQRTGVLLYGPPGTGKTLLAGVIARESGMNFISVKGPELLSKYIGASEQAVRDIFTRAQAAKPCILFFDEFESIAPRRGHDNTGVTDRVVNQLLTQLDGVEGLQGVYVLAATSRPDLIDPALLRPGRLDKCVYCPPPDQVSRLEILNVLSGPLPLADDVDLQHVASVTDSFTGADLKALLYNAQLEALHGRLQSCGLPDGSSSSDSDLSLSSMVFLNHSSGSDDSAGDGEYGLEQSLVSLEMSEMLPDESKFNMYRLYFGSSYESELGNGTSSDLSSLCLSAPSSMTQDAPGKDQLCSRPPVFRTASQDGYQELTQEQRDQLRADISVIKSRYRSQSGEDDSLHQPGPAKTSLAISQSHLLTALSHTRPSITEDDWKSFTELYENFQNPKKRKNQSGIMFRPGQKVTLA, encoded by the exons ATGTGGGGCAGCGAACGCCTGGTGGGTGCGGGTGGGGCGGCCGTGACTGTGGCCTTCACCAACGCTCGCGACTGCTTCCTCCATTTGCCGGGGCGCCTCGTGTCCCAGCTGCACCTGCTGCAG AATCAAGCTATCGAAGTAGCATGGGGTCACCAGCCTGCATTCTTGAGCTGGGTGGAAGGCAGGCATTTTAGTGATCAAGGTGAAAATGTGGCTGAAATTAACAGACAAGTTGGTCAGAAACTTGGACTCTCAAATGGGGAACAG GTGTTTCTCAAGCCATGTTCCCATGTGGTGTCTTGTCAACAAGTTGAGGTGGAACCTCTCTCAGCAGACGATTGGGAGATACTg GAACTGCATGCTGCTTCCCTGGAACAGCATCTTCTAGATCAAATTCGAATAGTTTTTCCAAAAGCCATTTTTCCTGTTTGGGTTGATCAACAAACTTACATATTTATCCAAATTG TTGCACTCATACCAGCTGCTACTTACGGAAGGTTGGAGAATGACACCAGACTCCTCATTCAGCCAAAGACCCGCCAAGCCAAAGAGAGTACATTTTCAAAAGCAGATAATACACGTGAAACATTTCACAATTATGGAAGAGATCATAAAGGATTGGCAAAAGAACTCCAAACCAAGCAACTTCAGTCAAATACTAGAAGCGTCACTGGGTGTAATGAAACAGATCCTGAGGATACAATAAACTCACCATCAGTCCCAAGCTTATGGTCTATGATAGGAAGCATCTTTTCTTTTGGGTCTGAGAAGAAACAAGAGACCTACTGGGGTGTAACTGAAATCAATGCATTCAAAAATATGCAGTCACATGTTGTTCCTCTAGGAAATATTTTCAGAGTGTGCAAATCTCAGCCTCCCAGTATATGCAACGCATCAGCAACATCTGTGTTTCACAAACACTCTGCCATTCATGTATTTCCATGGGACCAAGAATATTTTGATGCAGAGCCCAGCTTTACTGTGACCTATGGAAACCTAGTTCAACTGCTTTCTCCAAAGCAACAGCAaagtaaaacaaagcaaaatgtcCTGTCACCTGAAAAAGAGAAGCAGGTGTCAGAACCATTAGATCAAAAACACGTTAGCCCAGACCATAGTCAAGTAGCGGGTAAGACCTGTGTGCTAAAGGTAGTCTGGAATGGACTTGAGGAATTGAAGAATGCTATAAAATACACCAAAAATGTAGAAGCTCTTCATCTTGGGAAAGTCTGG atTCCAGATGACCTGAGAAAGAGACTAAATATAGAAATGCATGCAGTAGTCAGGATAACTCCAGTGGAAATGATCCCTAAAATCCCAAGATCTCTAAAATTACAACCTAGAGAAAACTTA cctaAAGACATAagtgaagaaaacataaaaactgtGTTCTCTTCATGGCTACAGCAGTCTACTACAACCACACTTCCTTTGATAATATCAGAGGAAGACCATATTAAGCTGGAAATTAAAGATG GAAAAAGGCttgaaaacatacaaaaaacCCTAGAGGCAGCTTTCTCAGAGGCTGCCTGGAGGCAGCCTTCTGTTGTTCTGCTGGACGACCTGGATCTCATTGTTGGCCTGCCTGCTGCACCGGAGCAAGAGCGGGGTCCTGAGGTGGTGCAGAGCCAGAGGCTGGCGCATG CTTTGAACAATATTTTGAAAGAGTTTATTTCCATGGGAAGTTTGGTTGCACTGATTGCTACAAGCCAGTCTCAACATTCCCTGCATCCGTCACTTGTTTCTCCTCAAGGAATTCACATATTTCAGTGTGTCCAGCATATCCATCCTCCTGATCAG gAACAAAGATGTGAAATTCTGcataatgtaataaaaaataaactggacTGTGATATAAACAAGTTCACTGACCTTGACCTGCAACGTATAGCTAAAGAAACTGAAGGGTTTGTGGCCAGAGATTTCACAGTGCTTGTGGATCGAGCCATACATTCTCATCTCTCTCATCAGAGTATATCCACCAGGGAAG aattgCTTTTAACAACACTAGACTTCCAAAAGGCTCTCCAAGGATTTGTTCCTGCATCTCTGCGAAACGTCAACCTACATAAACctcaggacctgggctgggaTAAGATTGGTGGATTACATGAAGTTCGGCAGATCCTTATGGATACTATCCAGTTACCAGCCaag taCCCAGAATTATTTGCAAACTTGCCCATACGACAGAGAACAGGAGTACTGTTGTATGGCCCTCCTGGAACAGGAAAAACCTTACTAGCTGGGGTAATTGCACGAGAGAGTGGAATGAATTTTATTAGTGTCAAG GGGCCAGAGTTACTCAGCAAATATATTGGAGCAAGTGAGCAAGCTGTTCGGGATATTTTTACTAG AGCTCAGGCTGCAAAACCCTGCATTCTTTTCTTCGATGAATTTGAATCCATTGCTCCTCGGCGAGGCCATGATAATACAGGAGTCACAGACCGTGTGGTTAATCAGTTGCTAACTCAGCTGGATGGAGTAGAAGGCTTACAGG GTGTTTATGTGTTGGCTGCTACTAGTCGCCCTGACTTGATTGACCCTGCGCTGCTTAGGCCTGGCCGACTAGATAAATGTGTATACTGTCCTCCTCCTGATCAG GTGTCACGTCTTGAAATTTTAAACGTTCTCAGTGGCCCTCTACCTCTGGCAGATGACGTGGACCTGCAGCATGTGGCCTCCGTAACTGACTCTTTTACGGGAGCTGATCTGAAAGCTTTACTGTACAATGCCCAGCTAGAGGCCTTGCACGGACGGCTGCAGTCCTGTGGACTCCCA GATGGAAGTTCCAGTTCCGACAGTGACCTAAGTCTGTCTTCAATGGTTTTTCTTAACCACAGCAGTGGCTCTGACGATTCAGCTGGGGATGGAGAATATGGCTTAGAGCAGTCTCTTGTTTCTCTAGAGATGTCTGAAATGCTTCCAGATGAGTCAAAATTCAATATGTACCGGCTGTACTTTGGAAGCTCTTATGAATCGGAACTTGGGAATGGAACCTCTTCTGATTTG AGCTCACTGTGCCTGTCTGCACCAAGCTCCATGACTCAGGATGCTCCTGGGAAAGATCAGTTGTGTTCACGGCCTCCAGTGTTCAGAACAGCTTCACAAGACGGTTACCAAGAACTTACCCAGGAACAAAG
- the PEX1 gene encoding peroxisomal ATPase PEX1 isoform X1 has protein sequence MWGSERLVGAGGAAVTVAFTNARDCFLHLPGRLVSQLHLLQNQAIEVAWGHQPAFLSWVEGRHFSDQGENVAEINRQVGQKLGLSNGEQVFLKPCSHVVSCQQVEVEPLSADDWEILELHAASLEQHLLDQIRIVFPKAIFPVWVDQQTYIFIQIVALIPAATYGRLENDTRLLIQPKTRQAKESTFSKADNTRETFHNYGRDHKGLAKELQTKQLQSNTRSVTGCNETDPEDTINSPSVPSLWSMIGSIFSFGSEKKQETYWGVTEINAFKNMQSHVVPLGNIFRVCKSQPPSICNASATSVFHKHSAIHVFPWDQEYFDAEPSFTVTYGNLVQLLSPKQQQSKTKQNVLSPEKEKQVSEPLDQKHVSPDHSQVAGKTCVLKVVWNGLEELKNAIKYTKNVEALHLGKVWIPDDLRKRLNIEMHAVVRITPVEMIPKIPRSLKLQPRENLPKDISEENIKTVFSSWLQQSTTTTLPLIISEEDHIKLEIKDGLKEFSLNIVHSWEKEKEKNIFLLSTNLLQKITIQVLLDPMLKEENSEEIDFILPFLKLNCLGGVNSLGVSSMEHITHSLLGRPLSRQLMSLVAGLRNGAVLLTGGKGSGKSTLAKALCKEAFDTLDAHVEMVDCKVLRGKRLENIQKTLEAAFSEAAWRQPSVVLLDDLDLIVGLPAAPEQERGPEVVQSQRLAHALNNILKEFISMGSLVALIATSQSQHSLHPSLVSPQGIHIFQCVQHIHPPDQEQRCEILHNVIKNKLDCDINKFTDLDLQRIAKETEGFVARDFTVLVDRAIHSHLSHQSISTREELLLTTLDFQKALQGFVPASLRNVNLHKPQDLGWDKIGGLHEVRQILMDTIQLPAKYPELFANLPIRQRTGVLLYGPPGTGKTLLAGVIARESGMNFISVKGPELLSKYIGASEQAVRDIFTRAQAAKPCILFFDEFESIAPRRGHDNTGVTDRVVNQLLTQLDGVEGLQGVYVLAATSRPDLIDPALLRPGRLDKCVYCPPPDQVSRLEILNVLSGPLPLADDVDLQHVASVTDSFTGADLKALLYNAQLEALHGRLQSCGLPDGSSSSDSDLSLSSMVFLNHSSGSDDSAGDGEYGLEQSLVSLEMSEMLPDESKFNMYRLYFGSSYESELGNGTSSDLSSLCLSAPSSMTQDAPGKDQLCSRPPVFRTASQDGYQELTQEQRDQLRADISVIKSRYRSQSGEDDSLHQPGPAKTSLAISQSHLLTALSHTRPSITEDDWKSFTELYENFQNPKKRKNQSGIMFRPGQKVTLA, from the exons ATGTGGGGCAGCGAACGCCTGGTGGGTGCGGGTGGGGCGGCCGTGACTGTGGCCTTCACCAACGCTCGCGACTGCTTCCTCCATTTGCCGGGGCGCCTCGTGTCCCAGCTGCACCTGCTGCAG AATCAAGCTATCGAAGTAGCATGGGGTCACCAGCCTGCATTCTTGAGCTGGGTGGAAGGCAGGCATTTTAGTGATCAAGGTGAAAATGTGGCTGAAATTAACAGACAAGTTGGTCAGAAACTTGGACTCTCAAATGGGGAACAG GTGTTTCTCAAGCCATGTTCCCATGTGGTGTCTTGTCAACAAGTTGAGGTGGAACCTCTCTCAGCAGACGATTGGGAGATACTg GAACTGCATGCTGCTTCCCTGGAACAGCATCTTCTAGATCAAATTCGAATAGTTTTTCCAAAAGCCATTTTTCCTGTTTGGGTTGATCAACAAACTTACATATTTATCCAAATTG TTGCACTCATACCAGCTGCTACTTACGGAAGGTTGGAGAATGACACCAGACTCCTCATTCAGCCAAAGACCCGCCAAGCCAAAGAGAGTACATTTTCAAAAGCAGATAATACACGTGAAACATTTCACAATTATGGAAGAGATCATAAAGGATTGGCAAAAGAACTCCAAACCAAGCAACTTCAGTCAAATACTAGAAGCGTCACTGGGTGTAATGAAACAGATCCTGAGGATACAATAAACTCACCATCAGTCCCAAGCTTATGGTCTATGATAGGAAGCATCTTTTCTTTTGGGTCTGAGAAGAAACAAGAGACCTACTGGGGTGTAACTGAAATCAATGCATTCAAAAATATGCAGTCACATGTTGTTCCTCTAGGAAATATTTTCAGAGTGTGCAAATCTCAGCCTCCCAGTATATGCAACGCATCAGCAACATCTGTGTTTCACAAACACTCTGCCATTCATGTATTTCCATGGGACCAAGAATATTTTGATGCAGAGCCCAGCTTTACTGTGACCTATGGAAACCTAGTTCAACTGCTTTCTCCAAAGCAACAGCAaagtaaaacaaagcaaaatgtcCTGTCACCTGAAAAAGAGAAGCAGGTGTCAGAACCATTAGATCAAAAACACGTTAGCCCAGACCATAGTCAAGTAGCGGGTAAGACCTGTGTGCTAAAGGTAGTCTGGAATGGACTTGAGGAATTGAAGAATGCTATAAAATACACCAAAAATGTAGAAGCTCTTCATCTTGGGAAAGTCTGG atTCCAGATGACCTGAGAAAGAGACTAAATATAGAAATGCATGCAGTAGTCAGGATAACTCCAGTGGAAATGATCCCTAAAATCCCAAGATCTCTAAAATTACAACCTAGAGAAAACTTA cctaAAGACATAagtgaagaaaacataaaaactgtGTTCTCTTCATGGCTACAGCAGTCTACTACAACCACACTTCCTTTGATAATATCAGAGGAAGACCATATTAAGCTGGAAATTAAAGATG GGTTGAAGGAGTTTTCTCTGAATATAGTTCATtcttgggaaaaagaaaaagaaaagaatatttttctgttgaGTACTAATCTGCTGCAGAAGATCACAATACAA GTCCTTCTAGATCCTAtgctaaaagaagaaaacagtgaggaaattgactttattcttccttttttaaagctGAACTGCTTGGG AGGAGTGAATTCCTTAGGTGTATCCTCCATGGAGCACATCACTCATAGTCTCCTGGGACGCCCTTTGTCTCGGCAGCTGATGTCCCTTGTGGCTGGACTTAGGAATGGAGCCGTTTTACTCACAGGAGGAAAG GGAAGTGGAAAGTCAACTCTAGCCAAAGCGCTCTGTAAGGAAGCATTTGACACACTGGACGCTCATGTGGAGATGGTTGACTGTAAGGTTTTAAGAG GAAAAAGGCttgaaaacatacaaaaaacCCTAGAGGCAGCTTTCTCAGAGGCTGCCTGGAGGCAGCCTTCTGTTGTTCTGCTGGACGACCTGGATCTCATTGTTGGCCTGCCTGCTGCACCGGAGCAAGAGCGGGGTCCTGAGGTGGTGCAGAGCCAGAGGCTGGCGCATG CTTTGAACAATATTTTGAAAGAGTTTATTTCCATGGGAAGTTTGGTTGCACTGATTGCTACAAGCCAGTCTCAACATTCCCTGCATCCGTCACTTGTTTCTCCTCAAGGAATTCACATATTTCAGTGTGTCCAGCATATCCATCCTCCTGATCAG gAACAAAGATGTGAAATTCTGcataatgtaataaaaaataaactggacTGTGATATAAACAAGTTCACTGACCTTGACCTGCAACGTATAGCTAAAGAAACTGAAGGGTTTGTGGCCAGAGATTTCACAGTGCTTGTGGATCGAGCCATACATTCTCATCTCTCTCATCAGAGTATATCCACCAGGGAAG aattgCTTTTAACAACACTAGACTTCCAAAAGGCTCTCCAAGGATTTGTTCCTGCATCTCTGCGAAACGTCAACCTACATAAACctcaggacctgggctgggaTAAGATTGGTGGATTACATGAAGTTCGGCAGATCCTTATGGATACTATCCAGTTACCAGCCaag taCCCAGAATTATTTGCAAACTTGCCCATACGACAGAGAACAGGAGTACTGTTGTATGGCCCTCCTGGAACAGGAAAAACCTTACTAGCTGGGGTAATTGCACGAGAGAGTGGAATGAATTTTATTAGTGTCAAG GGGCCAGAGTTACTCAGCAAATATATTGGAGCAAGTGAGCAAGCTGTTCGGGATATTTTTACTAG AGCTCAGGCTGCAAAACCCTGCATTCTTTTCTTCGATGAATTTGAATCCATTGCTCCTCGGCGAGGCCATGATAATACAGGAGTCACAGACCGTGTGGTTAATCAGTTGCTAACTCAGCTGGATGGAGTAGAAGGCTTACAGG GTGTTTATGTGTTGGCTGCTACTAGTCGCCCTGACTTGATTGACCCTGCGCTGCTTAGGCCTGGCCGACTAGATAAATGTGTATACTGTCCTCCTCCTGATCAG GTGTCACGTCTTGAAATTTTAAACGTTCTCAGTGGCCCTCTACCTCTGGCAGATGACGTGGACCTGCAGCATGTGGCCTCCGTAACTGACTCTTTTACGGGAGCTGATCTGAAAGCTTTACTGTACAATGCCCAGCTAGAGGCCTTGCACGGACGGCTGCAGTCCTGTGGACTCCCA GATGGAAGTTCCAGTTCCGACAGTGACCTAAGTCTGTCTTCAATGGTTTTTCTTAACCACAGCAGTGGCTCTGACGATTCAGCTGGGGATGGAGAATATGGCTTAGAGCAGTCTCTTGTTTCTCTAGAGATGTCTGAAATGCTTCCAGATGAGTCAAAATTCAATATGTACCGGCTGTACTTTGGAAGCTCTTATGAATCGGAACTTGGGAATGGAACCTCTTCTGATTTG AGCTCACTGTGCCTGTCTGCACCAAGCTCCATGACTCAGGATGCTCCTGGGAAAGATCAGTTGTGTTCACGGCCTCCAGTGTTCAGAACAGCTTCACAAGACGGTTACCAAGAACTTACCCAGGAACAAAG